Proteins from one Anastrepha obliqua isolate idAnaObli1 chromosome 2, idAnaObli1_1.0, whole genome shotgun sequence genomic window:
- the LOC129239694 gene encoding uncharacterized protein LOC129239694 isoform X1, with product MERYFKKAVPAPIETSSSEEDNLNEVEPKNTKRCSQRIDLQTSESESSCSYSDEESPRRKTKRYYIHMPLLLFFILNDVFLWRRYTQQVRKAWFSDKRFKDWISEYDDKILCKFCGCKLTPKLCTLIAHANTKKHKATAGPFLRGKQATISFKAVGIIYDTKRAELANALYVASHTAICSVDHLSTIQRNSFHDSSIATGIKLARSKCSALIRNVLCPYFKNRLLSDIGSNPYSLIIDESTDISVKKYLGIVIRYYSATSKSIVNTFLTLSVIEDCTAKGLVDSILKTLSEFGLDIKNLRGLGTDNASVMVGRNRGVISLLKQHQPNIVLVPCVCHSIQLAVSSASKLLPNKIEFLISETYNWFSKSASRQNSYSMLYAAINDGLEPLQMVRACSTRWLSIEVAVKRVTSQWLELKTHFGIAATVECCHKAKLLANLFSDENLAYLMFLGPILKEVQMVNKLFESNSVDPLKMFSDLKYLLSNLCSLVTYSSETFDPLSSPLLPLLIPLPCFHYSFEEFMKTNINDIDTEKNIRDNCRSFLIKLIEQLRQRLPSNIDTLKNINFFSMEKALSAVKTNIFDSFKQEKCRYTSDEISNIEMQWKKLHLIEWEGIDSTVAFWTQVREYKNAFGENPFASLSNFVFEFLVLPLSNAEVERIFSTMNNVKTKVRNRTSTTMLNAILCIRYGLKKEKKCCHDFVITKDLISLMNNSSIYSYSSDDEENFDIEI from the exons ATGGAAAG atattttaaaaaagctgTGCCGGCTCCAATTGAGACATCTTCGAGTGAAGAGGACAATTTGAATGAAGTTGAACCGAAAAATACTAAAAG GTGTTCCCAAAGAATTGATTTACAAACATCCGAGAGTGAAAGTTCGTGCAGCTATTCGGATGAGGAATCACCGCGCAGAAAGACCAAAAGGTATTATATTCACATGccgcttttattgttttttatattaaatgacGTTTTTTTGTGGCGCAGATATACCCAACAAGTGAGAAAAGCTTGGTTCAGCGATAAAAGGTTTAAAGATTGGATATCTGAATATGATGACAAAATATTGTGTAAGTTTTGCGGCTGTAAATTGACACCAAAATTATGCACTTTGATAGCGCATGCAAATACGAAAAAACACAAAGCAACAGCAGGTCCATTTTTAAGAGGAAAGCAGGCAACAATTTCTTTTAAAGCTGTTGGTATTATTTATGATACAAAGCGAGCCGAATTAGCTAACGCACTTTACGTCGCTTCACACACAGCTATCTGTTCCGTAGATCATTTATCTACGATTCAAAGAAACTCGTTTCACGACAGTTCAATAGCTACAGGAATAAAACTGGCTCGATCAAAATGTAGTGCTTTAATTCGAAATGTGCTATGtccatattttaaaaatcggttacTTTCTGATATCGGTAGCAATCCATACAGCTTAATTATTGATGAATCGACAGATATAAGCGTTAAAAAGTACCTCGGAATAGTGATAAGATATTATAGCGCTACCAGCAAATCAATTGTTAATACATTTCTTACACTATCAGTTATCGAGGATTGCACGGCAAAAGGATTAGTAGATTCAATCTTAAAAACATTGAGTGAGTTTGGGTTAGATATTAAAAACTTAAGGGGCTTAGGAACAGATAATGCTAGTGTTATGGTAGGCAGAAACCGAGGCGTGATTTCTTTATTAAAGCAACATCAACCTAATATTGTTTTAGTTCCATGTGTTTGCCATTCGATCCAATTGGCTGTTTCGTCTGCTTCGAAATTACTTcccaataaaattgaatttttgatatCAGAAACATATAACTGGTTTTCTAAATCCGCAAGTAGACAAAATAGCTATTCCATGTTGTATGCTGCCATAAATGATGGGCTAGAACCTTTACAAATGGTTAGAGCCTGCTCTACTAGATGGCTGTCTATCGAAGTTGCCGTTAAAAGAGTAACCAGTCAATGGTTGGAATTGAAAACGCACTTTGGTATTGCTGCAACAGTGGAATGCTGTCATAAAGCGAAGCTGTTGGCAAATCTGTTCTCTGACGAAAATTTAGCTTATTTAATGTTCCTTGGCCCTATATTAAAAGAAGTTCAAATGGTGAATAAGCTTTTTGAAAGCAATTCTGTAGACCCCCTCAAGATGTTCAGTGACTTAAAGTATCTACTTTCAAATCTTTGCTCACTTGTTACTTACTCCTCAGAAACTTTTGACCCATTGTCTTCTCCGTTGTTGCCGTTATTAATTCCTCTTCCTTGTTTCCATTACTCCTTTGAGGAGTTTATGAAAACAAACATTAATGATATagatacagaaaaaaatatacgaGATAACTGCCGTAGTTTTCTTATTAAACTAATAGAGCAATTACGCCAACGTTTGCCAAGTAATATCGacactttgaaaaatattaatttcttttctatgGAAAAAGCACTGAGCGCTGTAAAAACAAACATATTTGATAGTTTCAAACAAGAAAAATGTAGATATACATCTGACGAGATAAGTAACATAGAAATGCAATGGAAGAAATTGCATCTAATCGAATGGGAAGGCATAGATTCCACAGTTGCATTTTGGACACAGGTTCGGGAGTATAAGAATGCGTTCGGGGAAAATCCTTTTGCCAGtctttctaattttgtttttgaatttttggttcTGCCGCTGAGCAATGCGGAGGTTGAGCGTATTTTTAGTACGATGAATAATGTAAAAACTAAGGTGCGAAATAGGACTAGTACTACAAtgttaaatgcaattttatgtATAAGGTATggactaaaaaaagaaaagaagtgCTGTCATGACTTTGTCATAACAAAAGATCTCATTAGTCTCATGAACAATTCCAGTATTTATTCTTATTCCTCGGATGATGAAGAAAATTTTGACATAGAAATATAA
- the LOC129239694 gene encoding uncharacterized protein LOC129239694 isoform X2 has translation MERYFKKAVPAPIETSSSEEDNLNEVEPKNTKRCSQRIDLQTSESESSCSYSDEESPRRKTKRYTQQVRKAWFSDKRFKDWISEYDDKILCKFCGCKLTPKLCTLIAHANTKKHKATAGPFLRGKQATISFKAVGIIYDTKRAELANALYVASHTAICSVDHLSTIQRNSFHDSSIATGIKLARSKCSALIRNVLCPYFKNRLLSDIGSNPYSLIIDESTDISVKKYLGIVIRYYSATSKSIVNTFLTLSVIEDCTAKGLVDSILKTLSEFGLDIKNLRGLGTDNASVMVGRNRGVISLLKQHQPNIVLVPCVCHSIQLAVSSASKLLPNKIEFLISETYNWFSKSASRQNSYSMLYAAINDGLEPLQMVRACSTRWLSIEVAVKRVTSQWLELKTHFGIAATVECCHKAKLLANLFSDENLAYLMFLGPILKEVQMVNKLFESNSVDPLKMFSDLKYLLSNLCSLVTYSSETFDPLSSPLLPLLIPLPCFHYSFEEFMKTNINDIDTEKNIRDNCRSFLIKLIEQLRQRLPSNIDTLKNINFFSMEKALSAVKTNIFDSFKQEKCRYTSDEISNIEMQWKKLHLIEWEGIDSTVAFWTQVREYKNAFGENPFASLSNFVFEFLVLPLSNAEVERIFSTMNNVKTKVRNRTSTTMLNAILCIRYGLKKEKKCCHDFVITKDLISLMNNSSIYSYSSDDEENFDIEI, from the exons ATGGAAAG atattttaaaaaagctgTGCCGGCTCCAATTGAGACATCTTCGAGTGAAGAGGACAATTTGAATGAAGTTGAACCGAAAAATACTAAAAG GTGTTCCCAAAGAATTGATTTACAAACATCCGAGAGTGAAAGTTCGTGCAGCTATTCGGATGAGGAATCACCGCGCAGAAAGACCAAAAG ATATACCCAACAAGTGAGAAAAGCTTGGTTCAGCGATAAAAGGTTTAAAGATTGGATATCTGAATATGATGACAAAATATTGTGTAAGTTTTGCGGCTGTAAATTGACACCAAAATTATGCACTTTGATAGCGCATGCAAATACGAAAAAACACAAAGCAACAGCAGGTCCATTTTTAAGAGGAAAGCAGGCAACAATTTCTTTTAAAGCTGTTGGTATTATTTATGATACAAAGCGAGCCGAATTAGCTAACGCACTTTACGTCGCTTCACACACAGCTATCTGTTCCGTAGATCATTTATCTACGATTCAAAGAAACTCGTTTCACGACAGTTCAATAGCTACAGGAATAAAACTGGCTCGATCAAAATGTAGTGCTTTAATTCGAAATGTGCTATGtccatattttaaaaatcggttacTTTCTGATATCGGTAGCAATCCATACAGCTTAATTATTGATGAATCGACAGATATAAGCGTTAAAAAGTACCTCGGAATAGTGATAAGATATTATAGCGCTACCAGCAAATCAATTGTTAATACATTTCTTACACTATCAGTTATCGAGGATTGCACGGCAAAAGGATTAGTAGATTCAATCTTAAAAACATTGAGTGAGTTTGGGTTAGATATTAAAAACTTAAGGGGCTTAGGAACAGATAATGCTAGTGTTATGGTAGGCAGAAACCGAGGCGTGATTTCTTTATTAAAGCAACATCAACCTAATATTGTTTTAGTTCCATGTGTTTGCCATTCGATCCAATTGGCTGTTTCGTCTGCTTCGAAATTACTTcccaataaaattgaatttttgatatCAGAAACATATAACTGGTTTTCTAAATCCGCAAGTAGACAAAATAGCTATTCCATGTTGTATGCTGCCATAAATGATGGGCTAGAACCTTTACAAATGGTTAGAGCCTGCTCTACTAGATGGCTGTCTATCGAAGTTGCCGTTAAAAGAGTAACCAGTCAATGGTTGGAATTGAAAACGCACTTTGGTATTGCTGCAACAGTGGAATGCTGTCATAAAGCGAAGCTGTTGGCAAATCTGTTCTCTGACGAAAATTTAGCTTATTTAATGTTCCTTGGCCCTATATTAAAAGAAGTTCAAATGGTGAATAAGCTTTTTGAAAGCAATTCTGTAGACCCCCTCAAGATGTTCAGTGACTTAAAGTATCTACTTTCAAATCTTTGCTCACTTGTTACTTACTCCTCAGAAACTTTTGACCCATTGTCTTCTCCGTTGTTGCCGTTATTAATTCCTCTTCCTTGTTTCCATTACTCCTTTGAGGAGTTTATGAAAACAAACATTAATGATATagatacagaaaaaaatatacgaGATAACTGCCGTAGTTTTCTTATTAAACTAATAGAGCAATTACGCCAACGTTTGCCAAGTAATATCGacactttgaaaaatattaatttcttttctatgGAAAAAGCACTGAGCGCTGTAAAAACAAACATATTTGATAGTTTCAAACAAGAAAAATGTAGATATACATCTGACGAGATAAGTAACATAGAAATGCAATGGAAGAAATTGCATCTAATCGAATGGGAAGGCATAGATTCCACAGTTGCATTTTGGACACAGGTTCGGGAGTATAAGAATGCGTTCGGGGAAAATCCTTTTGCCAGtctttctaattttgtttttgaatttttggttcTGCCGCTGAGCAATGCGGAGGTTGAGCGTATTTTTAGTACGATGAATAATGTAAAAACTAAGGTGCGAAATAGGACTAGTACTACAAtgttaaatgcaattttatgtATAAGGTATggactaaaaaaagaaaagaagtgCTGTCATGACTTTGTCATAACAAAAGATCTCATTAGTCTCATGAACAATTCCAGTATTTATTCTTATTCCTCGGATGATGAAGAAAATTTTGACATAGAAATATAA